The following are encoded together in the Weissella soli genome:
- a CDS encoding MFS transporter: protein MQIHPTTDDEASKPYHVEVEPRVLYIATLIQSTGASLLWPITTLYMHDELHETMTTTGIVLMGMSLMMMLGSWLGGQLFDRWHPYKAIVTAVIFATAILTTLTLQHSWPAFAGLLMLTGLADGAIYTLLNAYTATVTSRDSRQVFNMQYLFMNVGVVLGTLTVGFLFDHGAKLVFGTATAMYVIFSVLVILTFNVPGMTKQAARSAAKAARSTFKPPFLIYILLGLTFSLYLGYILWETVIATHMIALGLTTQDYSMLWTINGIVIIIGQVILNRFLADVSFKLTVLGGTTLFAISFIFLMFARTYTDFLVAFLILTVGELLASPQIPAWIDAIGNPNAKGQEQGYVTMMISFGRALGPFYGGVMIDHGSYKLLFFSIFGLLMGFSILSWLVDNRLKMAHKKARSSQ, encoded by the coding sequence ATGCAAATTCATCCCACGACGGACGATGAAGCATCCAAACCGTACCACGTCGAAGTTGAGCCACGTGTTTTATATATCGCCACGCTCATCCAAAGTACCGGGGCTTCACTTCTTTGGCCGATCACGACCTTGTATATGCATGACGAACTACATGAAACTATGACGACGACAGGCATCGTCTTGATGGGTATGTCCCTAATGATGATGCTTGGTAGTTGGCTGGGTGGTCAATTATTTGATCGTTGGCACCCCTATAAGGCAATTGTCACCGCGGTAATATTCGCTACCGCCATCCTAACTACGCTCACTTTACAGCATAGCTGGCCCGCTTTTGCTGGGCTACTCATGCTGACCGGTCTGGCAGATGGGGCGATTTATACGTTATTAAATGCCTATACGGCCACCGTCACTTCCCGTGATTCCCGTCAAGTTTTCAATATGCAATACCTCTTCATGAATGTTGGGGTGGTTCTCGGTACCCTGACCGTGGGCTTCTTATTCGACCATGGTGCAAAACTTGTCTTTGGAACCGCCACGGCCATGTACGTCATTTTCTCAGTTTTAGTCATCCTAACATTTAACGTGCCAGGCATGACTAAACAGGCCGCGCGCTCGGCTGCCAAAGCGGCGCGCAGTACCTTTAAGCCCCCCTTCCTAATATACATCTTATTAGGCTTAACGTTTTCACTGTACCTCGGCTACATCCTGTGGGAAACGGTCATTGCTACGCATATGATCGCATTAGGTTTAACTACCCAGGACTACTCGATGCTTTGGACAATTAACGGCATTGTGATCATTATTGGTCAAGTTATTTTAAATCGTTTTTTGGCTGATGTTTCCTTTAAACTGACTGTCTTGGGTGGTACAACACTCTTCGCCATTTCATTTATTTTTTTGATGTTTGCGCGAACTTACACAGATTTTTTGGTCGCCTTCCTGATTCTAACCGTTGGTGAACTACTGGCTTCACCACAAATTCCTGCCTGGATTGACGCGATTGGTAATCCAAATGCTAAAGGGCAAGAACAAGGTTACGTCACAATGATGATATCATTTGGTCGCGCGCTCGGCCCCTTCTATGGCGGGGTGATGATTGATCATGGTTCTTATAAATTATTATTCTTTTCAATTTTTGGTTTATTAATGGGCTTCTCAATCCTATCCTGGCTAGTTGATAACCGCCTGAAAATGGCTCACAAAAAAGCACGTTCGTCACAATGA
- the glpK gene encoding glycerol kinase GlpK: MAITRPKYIMAVDQGTTSTRVVLFNHNARRVTSTSVPITAVTPETGWFEQQPIDIWRTVQTAVAETMINAGIHVDDIEAIGIANQRETTIVWDKNTGQPIYNAIVWSSTQSQAIVDALDQANQKKLITEKTGLPLSAYFSASKIRWILDHVSGAQAAAEKGDLLFGTIDSWLVWNLTDRQSHITDVSNAARTMLFNLHTRQWDDELLALFNIPRQMLPEVVLSAGELAVTNPMQFFGGSVPITAMVGDQNAGLIGQLGYKPGTVKTTIGAGTFLMMNTGNHLVASHNDLVATIAYQIGEEPVYALEGSVFAAGSAVQWLHDRMGMISDMTDAWQAAEASQNNDEVYVIPAFSGLGAPYWDPHARGAVFGMTRGTNKNDFIKATLQSIAYQTAEILRMMDRATDHPIEVIKADGTVSRNPYLMQFQADITNIPVDRSVHEDTTPLGVAFLAGLEVGFWHSLDDLANLTSQGRMFEPQMATVKRNRLIRGWKNAINATRFFANAMENEPDDVVK, encoded by the coding sequence ATGGCGATTACACGACCCAAATATATTATGGCAGTGGATCAAGGAACGACGAGTACGCGGGTGGTGTTGTTTAATCATAATGCCCGCCGTGTCACTTCTACATCGGTTCCGATTACTGCAGTGACGCCAGAAACAGGCTGGTTTGAACAACAACCGATCGACATCTGGCGCACCGTACAAACGGCAGTCGCTGAAACGATGATCAACGCGGGGATTCATGTCGACGATATTGAAGCGATTGGTATTGCTAATCAACGTGAAACAACGATTGTTTGGGATAAAAACACGGGTCAACCAATCTATAATGCGATTGTCTGGTCGTCAACGCAATCACAAGCCATCGTTGATGCCCTCGATCAGGCTAATCAAAAAAAATTAATTACTGAAAAAACCGGGTTGCCTTTAAGTGCCTACTTTTCAGCAAGTAAAATTCGGTGGATTTTGGATCATGTCAGTGGCGCGCAAGCAGCGGCTGAAAAGGGTGATCTATTATTTGGAACCATTGATTCTTGGTTGGTGTGGAATTTAACTGACCGTCAGAGTCATATTACTGATGTTTCAAATGCCGCACGAACGATGTTATTCAACCTGCATACGCGTCAATGGGATGATGAATTACTAGCGTTATTCAATATTCCTAGACAAATGTTGCCAGAAGTTGTGCTATCGGCGGGTGAACTAGCTGTCACCAACCCAATGCAATTTTTTGGTGGCAGCGTACCAATTACGGCTATGGTAGGTGACCAAAATGCAGGTTTGATTGGCCAATTAGGCTACAAGCCGGGCACGGTTAAAACGACGATTGGCGCAGGAACTTTCTTGATGATGAATACAGGGAATCATCTGGTGGCGTCACACAATGACCTGGTGGCAACGATCGCATATCAAATTGGGGAAGAACCGGTTTATGCATTGGAGGGTTCTGTTTTTGCGGCCGGTTCAGCCGTACAATGGCTACATGATCGAATGGGGATGATTTCTGACATGACCGATGCCTGGCAGGCCGCCGAAGCCTCGCAAAACAATGATGAAGTTTATGTGATACCAGCCTTTTCTGGGTTAGGTGCACCATACTGGGATCCCCATGCCCGGGGCGCGGTTTTTGGGATGACACGTGGGACCAATAAGAATGATTTTATTAAAGCGACCCTACAATCGATTGCATACCAAACTGCGGAGATTCTACGCATGATGGACCGAGCGACGGATCATCCAATTGAAGTCATCAAGGCTGACGGCACGGTGTCACGTAATCCTTATTTGATGCAGTTTCAAGCTGATATTACCAATATTCCGGTCGACCGATCAGTACATGAAGATACGACGCCATTGGGTGTGGCCTTCTTAGCTGGCTTGGAAGTAGGCTTTTGGCATTCATTGGATGACTTAGCTAATTTAACTAGTCAGGGGCGGATGTTTGAGCCACAAATGGCAACAGTTAAGCGGAATCGGCTCATTCGTGGCTGGAAAAATGCGATTAATGCAACGCGTTTTTTTGCCAATGCGATGGAAAATGAACCTGATGACGTCGTGAAATAA
- the zwf gene encoding glucose-6-phosphate dehydrogenase: MPAEITTLLTFFGGTGDLAKRKLYPSVYNLFKKGYLQEHFAIVGTSRADLTEEEFHEMVRTSIHDSIEDEANAEEFIAHFRYIKLDVADKDGYADMLALNNELDAKFNLKGNRIYYMSVAPRFFSTIAKLLKSEGLITENGEFNRLMIEKPFGSSYETAEQLNNDLNEVFDEDQIFRIDHYLGKEMVQNIAAVRFGNPLFDAAWNKDYIQNIQVTLSEVLGVEERAGYYDTAGALRDMVQNHTMQIIGWLAMEKPATFTDKDIRAAKNVAFNALSIYDEAGVKKNFVRGQYGENADGTQKKYLDEDDVPADSQNNTFVAGRLQFRSSRWEGVPFYIRTGKRLKTKQTRVDVVFKKGTSIFGDAAGLDNPVLSILIDPVGGIDFKINAKDTTTEFQTRTNTLHWEVSPLDVERTPEPYERMIHDAMDGNGSNFADWNGVAIAWKFVDAIQKVWDENHEEFPNYVSGSMGPKASDDLLAEDGNEWIYK, encoded by the coding sequence ATGCCAGCTGAAATTACGACGTTGTTGACATTCTTTGGTGGAACTGGTGACCTTGCAAAGCGTAAGTTGTATCCATCAGTTTATAACTTGTTCAAGAAGGGTTACTTGCAAGAGCATTTTGCAATTGTTGGTACTTCACGTGCAGATTTGACTGAAGAAGAATTCCACGAGATGGTCCGCACTTCAATTCACGACTCAATTGAAGATGAAGCCAATGCCGAGGAGTTTATTGCACACTTCCGTTACATCAAGTTAGACGTTGCTGATAAGGACGGCTATGCGGACATGTTGGCATTGAACAACGAATTGGACGCAAAGTTCAATTTGAAGGGCAATCGGATCTATTACATGTCAGTAGCACCACGTTTCTTCTCTACAATTGCTAAGTTGTTGAAGTCAGAAGGTTTGATTACTGAAAACGGTGAATTCAATCGTTTGATGATTGAAAAGCCATTTGGTTCTTCATACGAAACAGCCGAACAATTAAATAATGACTTGAATGAAGTGTTTGACGAAGATCAAATCTTCCGTATTGACCACTACCTTGGTAAGGAAATGGTGCAAAATATTGCAGCAGTTCGTTTTGGTAACCCATTGTTTGATGCTGCCTGGAACAAGGATTACATCCAAAATATCCAAGTAACTTTGTCAGAAGTTTTGGGTGTCGAAGAACGTGCTGGTTACTATGATACAGCCGGTGCGTTGCGTGATATGGTGCAAAACCACACGATGCAAATTATTGGTTGGTTAGCGATGGAAAAGCCAGCTACATTCACTGACAAGGACATCCGTGCTGCTAAGAACGTCGCCTTTAATGCCTTGTCAATCTATGATGAAGCTGGTGTAAAGAAGAACTTCGTCCGTGGCCAATACGGTGAAAATGCTGATGGAACACAAAAGAAATACTTGGACGAAGACGATGTGCCAGCTGACTCACAAAACAATACATTTGTGGCTGGTCGTTTGCAATTCCGTTCATCACGTTGGGAAGGTGTGCCATTCTATATCCGGACTGGTAAGCGCTTGAAGACAAAGCAAACGCGGGTTGATGTCGTCTTTAAGAAGGGCACTTCAATCTTTGGAGATGCAGCTGGTTTAGATAACCCAGTATTGTCAATTTTGATTGACCCAGTTGGTGGCATTGACTTCAAGATCAATGCTAAAGACACGACGACTGAGTTCCAAACACGTACGAATACTTTGCACTGGGAAGTATCTCCATTGGATGTCGAACGTACGCCAGAACCATACGAGCGTATGATTCATGACGCGATGGATGGTAACGGTTCAAACTTTGCTGATTGGAACGGTGTCGCCATTGCCTGGAAGTTTGTTGATGCAATCCAAAAGGTATGGGATGAGAACCACGAAGAGTTCCCTAACTACGTTTCAGGAAGCATGGGACCTAAGGCCTCTGATGATTTGTTGGCTGAAGATGGCAACGAATGGATTTATAAGTAA
- the purR gene encoding pur operon repressor, translating into MKTRRSDRLVDMTRYLLERPRTLVSLTQFAELYESAKSSISEDLTILKRTFHERGIGLLETIPGAAGGARFTPYMTKADAQDFVASLVNEVNDETRVLPGGYVYLSDLLGQPWVLQRIGRLIATQYLKEPIDAVMTAATKGVPVAQAVAENLNVPFVIVRNDTKVTEGPTMSVNYVTGQSQRLEKMELSRRSLPMGSRVLIVDDFMKAGGTIRGMASLVKEFEGTVVGAAVVAEGRVEHRVIDKYTSLVHVDTNKEDGVIQVRPGNYAEEIFSAGNVTDYVD; encoded by the coding sequence ATGAAAACACGTCGCAGTGATCGTTTAGTTGATATGACGCGCTATTTGTTAGAGCGTCCCCGTACATTGGTGTCTTTGACACAATTTGCTGAGTTGTATGAATCAGCCAAGTCTTCTATTTCTGAGGATTTGACTATTTTGAAGCGCACTTTCCATGAGCGTGGGATTGGTTTGTTAGAAACAATTCCTGGGGCAGCTGGTGGAGCTCGCTTTACACCATACATGACCAAGGCCGATGCCCAGGATTTCGTGGCTTCATTAGTGAATGAAGTTAATGACGAAACACGTGTGTTGCCAGGTGGGTATGTTTACCTGTCTGATTTGTTGGGGCAGCCATGGGTATTACAACGCATCGGTCGTTTGATTGCCACGCAATACTTAAAAGAACCAATCGACGCCGTGATGACTGCGGCTACCAAGGGTGTTCCTGTTGCTCAAGCCGTTGCTGAAAATTTGAATGTTCCCTTTGTGATTGTGCGTAACGATACCAAGGTGACTGAAGGACCAACGATGTCAGTGAACTATGTCACTGGCCAATCACAACGTTTGGAAAAGATGGAATTGTCACGCCGTTCATTGCCAATGGGATCACGGGTGTTGATCGTCGATGACTTCATGAAGGCTGGTGGAACTATTCGTGGCATGGCATCATTGGTTAAGGAATTTGAAGGTACGGTCGTTGGGGCAGCAGTGGTTGCCGAAGGGCGTGTTGAGCATCGCGTGATTGATAAGTACACATCATTGGTGCATGTTGATACCAATAAAGAAGATGGCGTGATTCAGGTCCGCCCCGGTAACTATGCCGAAGAAATTTTCTCGGCTGGCAATGTGACCGATTACGTAGATTAA
- the glmU gene encoding bifunctional UDP-N-acetylglucosamine diphosphorylase/glucosamine-1-phosphate N-acetyltransferase GlmU: MSRYVIILAAGKGTRMKSDLPKVLHEVGGKAMVELVLDTVLEAQVAQVVTVVGHGAELVEQRVADRSAVVLQAEQLGTGHAIQMAEPVLGDKEGVTLIASGDAPLFTLDTYQALFAFHEQSGNAVTVLTAQAPNPVGYGRIIRDENGNVIRIVEQKDATPEEALVHEINTGVYVFDNRLLFAALKQVTNDNAQGEYYLPDTLEILRQAGHTVGAYVMADFDESMGVNDRVALAQANKVLRQRINDMHMRNGVTLIDPANTYIDVDVKIGADTVIEPNVYLKGHTVIGQRVLLTTGTRIVDSVVGDDVQVDASHFEEAEVRAAATVGPYAHLRPQSVLGERAHAGNFVEMKKAYLGVDSKMGHLSYLGDATIGDEVNIGAGTIFVNYDGLHKWHTNVGNRSFIGSNSKIIGPVNIGDEAFIAAGSTITDDVPKHAMGIARSRQTTKLDFWERTPLHEKFDGLE; the protein is encoded by the coding sequence ATGTCTCGTTATGTCATTATCTTAGCAGCGGGTAAGGGTACCCGCATGAAATCAGATTTGCCAAAGGTGTTGCATGAAGTTGGCGGCAAGGCAATGGTTGAATTAGTCCTTGATACAGTACTGGAAGCCCAAGTCGCTCAGGTTGTCACCGTCGTAGGTCATGGGGCTGAATTAGTCGAGCAACGCGTGGCGGATCGTTCTGCTGTCGTTTTGCAAGCTGAACAACTAGGTACGGGGCATGCCATTCAAATGGCTGAGCCAGTTCTTGGTGACAAAGAGGGGGTTACCTTGATTGCTTCAGGGGATGCGCCACTCTTCACCTTGGATACGTACCAAGCGCTCTTCGCCTTCCATGAACAAAGTGGCAACGCCGTGACGGTATTAACGGCACAAGCACCCAATCCTGTTGGTTACGGACGTATTATCCGTGATGAAAACGGCAACGTTATTCGGATTGTTGAACAAAAGGATGCGACGCCAGAAGAAGCCCTCGTGCACGAAATCAATACTGGCGTGTACGTGTTTGATAATCGTCTATTATTTGCGGCCTTAAAGCAGGTGACCAATGATAACGCCCAGGGTGAGTATTACTTGCCAGACACATTAGAAATTTTGCGTCAGGCGGGACACACAGTTGGCGCCTATGTGATGGCTGATTTTGATGAGTCCATGGGGGTCAATGATCGGGTGGCCTTGGCACAAGCAAACAAGGTGTTGCGGCAACGTATCAATGACATGCATATGCGTAATGGGGTGACTTTGATTGACCCAGCCAATACGTATATCGATGTCGACGTCAAAATTGGCGCCGATACTGTGATTGAACCCAATGTTTACCTCAAGGGACACACAGTCATCGGGCAACGTGTGTTGTTAACCACGGGCACGCGCATCGTGGATTCAGTGGTGGGCGATGATGTCCAAGTTGATGCTTCCCATTTTGAAGAAGCCGAAGTACGGGCAGCTGCTACGGTAGGTCCATACGCTCACTTGCGGCCACAGTCCGTCTTAGGCGAACGCGCTCATGCTGGTAATTTCGTTGAAATGAAAAAAGCATACTTGGGTGTTGATTCTAAGATGGGACATCTTTCATACCTTGGTGATGCCACCATTGGCGATGAGGTCAATATTGGTGCGGGCACCATTTTTGTGAACTACGATGGTCTGCATAAGTGGCACACTAATGTGGGTAACCGTTCATTCATTGGCTCAAATTCAAAGATTATCGGTCCGGTAAATATTGGTGATGAAGCCTTTATTGCAGCTGGTTCAACCATTACCGATGATGTGCCTAAGCACGCGATGGGGATTGCTCGTTCACGCCAGACGACAAAACTCGACTTTTGGGAGCGGACACCATTGCACGAAAAGTTTGATGGTCTTGAGTAG
- a CDS encoding ribose-phosphate diphosphokinase, protein MTTYADPHLKIFSLSGNRPLAEKIAASIGIELSSIDIARFSDGEIKINIEESVRGDNVYIIQSTSAPVNDNLMELMILIDALRRASANTINVVIPYYGYARQDRKARSREPISAKLVANMLEMVGATRVLVLDLHAAQIQGFFDIPVDHMAGAAKLADYLLTSGIADDNTIVVSPDHGGVTRARTLAELLGSTEPIAIIDKRRPKANVAQIMNIIGDVKGKRAIMIDDMIDTGGTITQGAQKLKDEGAAEVYVVATHAVFSGKAVENLQNSVFEQVIVTDSIDLPAEKMFPKLVQVTVSDLIGEAITRINENRAVSPLFKTRFRSTL, encoded by the coding sequence ATGACGACATATGCGGATCCGCATTTGAAAATTTTCTCATTGAGCGGTAATCGTCCCTTAGCGGAAAAGATTGCAGCATCAATCGGTATCGAGCTTTCATCAATTGATATTGCCCGTTTTAGTGACGGTGAAATCAAGATTAATATCGAAGAATCAGTACGTGGGGATAACGTCTACATCATCCAATCAACCTCAGCACCCGTCAATGATAACTTGATGGAATTGATGATTTTGATTGATGCTCTGCGTCGTGCTAGCGCCAACACAATTAACGTTGTCATTCCTTATTACGGATACGCTCGTCAAGATCGTAAGGCCCGTTCACGCGAACCTATTTCAGCCAAGTTGGTTGCCAACATGTTGGAAATGGTTGGCGCAACGCGTGTCCTAGTTTTGGACTTGCACGCCGCACAGATCCAAGGCTTCTTCGATATTCCTGTTGACCACATGGCCGGTGCTGCTAAGTTAGCCGACTATTTGTTAACTAGTGGCATTGCTGATGACAACACTATTGTTGTTTCACCAGACCATGGTGGTGTGACCCGTGCCCGTACGTTGGCGGAACTATTGGGTTCAACTGAACCAATTGCCATCATCGATAAGCGGCGCCCTAAGGCCAATGTTGCTCAAATTATGAACATCATTGGGGATGTCAAGGGTAAGCGCGCCATCATGATTGATGACATGATTGATACTGGTGGGACCATTACCCAAGGTGCCCAAAAGTTGAAAGATGAAGGTGCTGCAGAAGTCTACGTTGTCGCGACGCACGCTGTCTTCTCAGGTAAGGCTGTTGAGAATCTGCAAAATTCAGTTTTCGAACAAGTGATTGTTACAGATTCAATCGATTTGCCAGCTGAAAAGATGTTCCCTAAGCTGGTACAAGTAACGGTTTCAGACTTGATTGGTGAAGCCATTACTCGTATTAATGAAAATCGAGCAGTGTCACCATTATTCAAGACACGGTTTCGGTCTACACTCTAA
- the larD gene encoding D/L-lactic acid transporter LarD: MVHQLLAEFMGTALMIIFGVGVHADTVLEKTKYHGSGHLFAITTWGFGITISLFIFGDVSINPAMALVQTLLGHYTWGTFFLVSIAEVLGGIIGALIVYVMYADQFKASYGSVSPVTIRNMFSTSPAIRNLPRNFFVEAFATFIFLSAILAIAQIKTPGVVPIAVGLLVWAIGMGLGGPTGFAMNLARDMGPRIAHALLPIPNKADNDWQYGILVPGIAPFVGAIAAAIFGKYFLGL; this comes from the coding sequence TTGGTTCATCAATTATTAGCCGAGTTCATGGGCACGGCGCTTATGATTATCTTTGGTGTCGGCGTGCACGCTGACACAGTGTTGGAAAAGACCAAGTATCATGGTTCAGGGCATTTATTTGCGATTACGACCTGGGGCTTTGGGATTACGATTTCTCTGTTCATTTTTGGGGATGTGTCAATTAATCCAGCGATGGCGCTGGTTCAGACGCTTTTGGGACACTACACCTGGGGAACCTTCTTCTTGGTGTCCATTGCTGAAGTATTAGGTGGGATCATCGGGGCATTAATCGTCTATGTCATGTACGCAGATCAGTTTAAGGCCTCTTATGGTAGCGTTAGCCCAGTGACCATTCGGAACATGTTTTCAACTTCACCAGCGATTCGTAACTTGCCCCGTAATTTTTTTGTTGAAGCCTTTGCAACCTTCATCTTTTTGTCAGCGATTTTGGCCATCGCGCAAATTAAGACCCCTGGCGTGGTGCCGATTGCGGTTGGATTATTAGTCTGGGCGATCGGTATGGGGCTTGGTGGACCAACTGGTTTCGCGATGAACCTGGCCCGTGATATGGGGCCACGGATTGCACACGCGTTGCTGCCAATCCCCAATAAAGCTGATAATGACTGGCAATACGGGATTTTGGTACCAGGTATTGCCCCGTTCGTTGGGGCAATCGCAGCCGCTATTTTCGGGAAATATTTCCTAGGCTTGTAG
- the rpsF gene encoding 30S ribosomal protein S6 has protein sequence MYELTYIIRPDMDADAKKALVERFDGILKDNGAEIAKSEDWSSRRFAYEIAGYHEGVYHIVNFSAENDAAYVEFDRLAKISQDILRHMIVKRAVESAK, from the coding sequence ATGTACGAATTAACTTACATTATTCGCCCTGATATGGATGCAGACGCAAAGAAGGCTTTGGTAGAGCGCTTTGACGGTATCTTGAAGGACAACGGTGCCGAGATCGCTAAGTCAGAAGACTGGTCATCACGTCGCTTCGCATACGAAATCGCAGGATACCACGAAGGTGTATACCACATCGTGAACTTCTCTGCTGAAAACGATGCAGCATACGTTGAATTCGACCGTTTGGCAAAGATCTCTCAAGACATCTTGCGTCACATGATCGTTAAGCGCGCAGTTGAATCAGCTAAGTAA
- the ssb gene encoding single-stranded DNA-binding protein, producing MINRVVLVGRLTRDVELRYTTSGAAVGTFSLAVNRQFTNASGEREADFINAVIWRKSAENFAQFTSKGSLVAVEGRLQTRNYENQQGQRIYVTEVVVDNFSLLESRAESESRRSSQGATQTNNNGFGGNNGGGFNAQPSSNPFGSAEPSNGNVFGGAQSSAAPKNDPFAGQGQEVSLSDDDLPF from the coding sequence ATGATTAATCGTGTCGTTTTGGTTGGACGTTTGACGCGTGATGTTGAATTGCGTTATACGACGTCTGGTGCAGCGGTGGGGACTTTCTCACTCGCTGTGAATCGTCAGTTTACTAATGCAAGTGGTGAACGTGAAGCTGATTTTATCAACGCCGTTATCTGGCGGAAATCAGCGGAAAATTTCGCTCAATTTACTTCAAAGGGTTCATTAGTAGCCGTTGAAGGACGTTTGCAAACGCGTAACTACGAGAACCAACAAGGTCAACGTATCTACGTGACCGAAGTTGTAGTCGATAACTTCTCATTACTTGAGAGTCGCGCTGAATCAGAGTCGCGTCGCTCATCACAAGGAGCAACTCAAACTAACAACAACGGCTTTGGTGGGAATAATGGTGGTGGCTTTAATGCACAACCATCAAGCAATCCTTTCGGAAGTGCGGAACCATCAAATGGTAATGTCTTTGGCGGTGCACAATCTAGTGCAGCACCAAAGAATGATCCTTTTGCAGGTCAAGGTCAGGAAGTTAGTCTTTCTGATGATGATCTACCATTCTAG
- the rpsR gene encoding 30S ribosomal protein S18 has translation MAQQRRGGGPRRRRKVDFIAANHIEYVDYKNTELLERYISERGKILPRRVTGTSAKNQRKVTTAIKRARIMGLLPFVAED, from the coding sequence ATGGCACAACAACGTCGTGGTGGCGGACCTCGCCGTCGTCGTAAGGTTGACTTTATCGCAGCCAACCACATTGAATATGTTGACTACAAGAACACTGAATTGTTGGAGCGTTACATCTCAGAACGTGGTAAGATTTTGCCACGTCGTGTGACTGGAACTTCAGCAAAGAACCAACGTAAGGTTACGACTGCTATTAAGCGTGCTCGTATCATGGGTCTTTTGCCTTTCGTAGCTGAAGACTAA
- a CDS encoding VOC family protein: MQTHHVSLLSGDIEKNKLFYMQILGLRFIKNSINQANAHMRHIYYGDFMGTPGTVVTFFVHPKLDRPRVDGRMFFSGLHFGIPAGTMPYWQQRLETAGRPVTIDDRCLLHTEDLEAIPVVLKEVERAVFDWHTNFMSDIPAEKQITGVLGAELHVPDVAATANFFETMFHDYGVFVKGNVINLDHEQAIYLQATAADTPDSKFGAGSTDHYALAVASSVDLDYLWERAKTLSWQRELYVDRGYFNSIYLIEPAGNRVEVASLNPGVTLDESIQDLGTTFAIPPRFEASRQKLLQWYAERGVHFDDVQPYTGTGNPDDAPVTPVHAEHGHTRND, translated from the coding sequence ATGCAAACACATCACGTGTCATTGTTATCAGGGGACATTGAGAAGAATAAACTTTTCTACATGCAGATCCTCGGCTTACGGTTCATTAAAAATTCAATTAATCAGGCCAACGCCCACATGCGCCACATTTATTATGGAGACTTCATGGGGACGCCTGGTACCGTCGTCACTTTCTTCGTACATCCGAAATTAGACCGACCACGAGTTGATGGTAGGATGTTCTTCTCTGGCTTACATTTTGGGATTCCTGCCGGTACCATGCCATACTGGCAGCAACGTTTAGAGACCGCTGGTCGCCCAGTCACCATTGATGACCGCTGCCTGCTCCATACAGAAGATTTGGAGGCTATTCCGGTTGTTTTGAAGGAAGTTGAGCGGGCAGTCTTTGATTGGCATACTAACTTTATGAGCGATATCCCGGCGGAAAAGCAAATTACCGGGGTGCTGGGTGCTGAACTACACGTCCCCGATGTCGCTGCAACCGCTAATTTTTTTGAGACGATGTTCCATGATTATGGCGTGTTTGTCAAAGGTAATGTCATCAATCTCGACCATGAACAAGCCATTTATTTGCAAGCCACCGCAGCTGATACCCCTGATTCTAAATTTGGGGCCGGTTCAACCGATCACTATGCGCTCGCGGTGGCCTCAAGTGTCGATTTAGATTATCTCTGGGAACGCGCTAAAACCCTTAGTTGGCAGCGCGAACTCTATGTTGACCGGGGTTACTTCAATTCCATTTACTTAATTGAACCAGCTGGTAACCGGGTCGAGGTCGCCTCCCTAAACCCTGGGGTTACGCTGGATGAATCTATTCAAGATTTAGGTACTACCTTTGCGATACCCCCACGTTTTGAGGCATCTCGCCAGAAACTTTTGCAGTGGTATGCTGAACGCGGGGTGCATTTTGATGACGTGCAGCCTTACACAGGAACAGGTAACCCAGACGATGCACCTGTCACACCTGTCCACGCTGAACACGGTCATACCCGTAATGACTAA
- a CDS encoding DUF7671 family protein, with the protein MADKYPTAELIGVVMTQNNSGQYEPQNTPLTPADYHSWRIGKHTKGKLGQPGQLFLTENSLTVMLVAVHKLRFQDRHAISPMGRFLSESVPAAQATAIITHYTN; encoded by the coding sequence ATGGCAGATAAATATCCCACCGCTGAACTCATTGGCGTTGTAATGACTCAAAATAATTCTGGTCAGTACGAACCCCAAAACACCCCGCTCACGCCAGCCGATTATCATAGCTGGCGCATTGGCAAGCACACAAAAGGGAAGCTCGGTCAACCTGGTCAATTATTTTTAACAGAAAACAGTTTGACCGTGATGCTGGTTGCGGTGCATAAGTTGCGTTTTCAGGATCGCCACGCCATCTCACCAATGGGTCGGTTTCTCTCTGAGTCAGTCCCAGCAGCCCAAGCCACCGCGATTATCACTCATTATACCAACTAA